Within the Gloeobacter kilaueensis JS1 genome, the region ATTGCCAGGGAGTGGCGCTCAAGGACGCAGACGCCCAGAGCACCGACCAGCGCTGGTCAGCGCTCACCCAGCTTTTGACCCAGTTGGAGTTGAGCGATCCTGAGCGGGGCTAACCGGCTTTGCCGGTGAGCTTGCTGTGCTTGCGCCCGTAGCCGAAGTAGATGGCCAGGCCCAACAACAGCCAGACGAACAGGCGAATCCAGGTATCGCCCGGTAGCCCAATCATCAAAGCAAGGCAGGCGAGGATGCTCGCTATCGGCACAAAGGGCAATCCCGGACAGCGGAAGGGCCGCTCCAGCGTCGGCTGGTTGTAGCGCAAAAAGAGCACCCCGGCGCTGACGACGATAAAGGCGAACAGCGTGCCGATGCTCACCAGTTCGCCCAACAGATCGAGCGGGGCCAGACCGGCGACGATGCCCACAAACACGCCCAATAGCAGTGTCGCCACTGCCGGGGTCTTAAAGCGCGGGTGCAGGTTGCTGAAGAGCGGTGGAATCAGCCCGTCGAGGGACATCGTATAAAAGATGCGCGTCTGGCCGTAGAGCGAGACAAGCATCACCGAAGTGAGTCCGGCGATCGCCCCGATTTTGACCAGGCTCGAAAACCACTGCAGGCCGATGTGATCGACCCCCAGGGCGATCGGATCCGGGACGTTGAGCTTCGTGTAGGGAATGATACCGGTGAGGATGCCCGAGACGAGAATATAGAGGATCGTGCAGATAAATAGCGATCCGAGAATGCCTAACGGCATGTCGCGCTGGGGGTTCTTGGCCTCCTGGGCAGCGGTGGAGACGGCATCGAAGCCGATGTAGGCAAAAAAGAGCACCCCTGCTCCCCGCAGGATGCCAAAAAGTCCGTAGTGCGGCTCTCCCTTGGCATCGACGACCGGGGCCGGGATAAAAGGTGTCCAGTTGGCCGGGTCGATGTGGCCGACGCCGATGGCGATAAAGGCGACGATCACCGTGAGCTTGATAATCACGATTACACCGTTGAAGGCCGCCGACTCGCTCACCCCCACTACCAGCAACAGCGACAGGGCAAGTACGACCAGAAAAGCGGGCAAATTGAACACGCCGTGGCTGAGCACGGCACCGCCCGCGCCTTTGATCTCAGAGCCGAGGGAACTGGTCAGTTGGGGCGGCAGGACAATGCCAAAGTCTTTTAAGAAGCTCACCACGTAGCCCGACCAGCCCACCGCTACCGTCGAGGCGCTGATCGCGTACTCGATAATCAGATCCCAGCCGATGATCCAGGCGACCAGCTCGCCCAAAGTGGCGTAGGCGTAGGTGTAGGCGCTGCCCGCCACCGGGATGAGGGCGGCAAATTCGGTGTAGCAAAGACCGGCAAAGGCGCAGGCGATGCCCCCCAGGACAAAAGAAAGCACGATCGCCGGCCCGGCGTGCTCCGCCGCCGCGTGTCCGGTGAGCACGAAGATGCCAGTGCCGATGATGGCACCGATCCCCAGGCTGATCAGGCTGACGGGGCCGAGGCTGCGCTTGAGGCAATCTTCCTCCGGTCTTTTTTCGACCTGCAGGTCGCTCACGGATTTTTTGAGCAAATATCGACTGAGGGTCAACGCCTTGTCTCCTGGCAGAATGTTAAAACCCATTTAAACATTGCACCCTCCGCGCTGGGGGGCAGCAGCAAAACGTACATTTAGGGCGGCTTGAGCTGCAGGTTTCGATGAGAAAAAACAGGGCAGCCAAACTGGATGCCCTGAAAGCGGTCCAGCAGGGTCTACTGCTGATTCTGGCGGTCGTAGGGGGAGGGCAGATTGAAGGGCCGCCGGAGAATGGGCTGGGCCCGCCAGTCGCGCCGGGGCCCCTCGAAGCGCCAGTCGGGCCGCTGGGGCCCCTCACCGATTGGTCGGCAGAGCATCGTATCGGTGGTCACCAGTTGCCCGCCCCCTGTCACGTGGGGAGGGCGCGGCGTGCAGCGCAGGGGCTGGTCCGGCGAAGTTTGGGCAAGGACGGGAGCGCCGATCAGTAGCGGGGTGACAAGAGCGAGCAGTACGGGGGTTTTCATCCTGTGGTCTCCTGGTGCAAAGCGAAACGGGCAGGCTTGTTGGGCTTTCTTCTTTGTAAAAGCCAGTGTTGAGCAGCGCCTCTATCTGGCGCGCAAACCTGCCTGCGTCAAAGCGCATCGATGCGGCCTGCAGCGACGGCGGGCGAGAATTAAGAGTTCAAGGGCGCTCGGCGGCAGGATAGCGATCGAAGACTTTCTTGAGCGTCTCTACATCCCTCAACGAAGGACCGCTTACCCCAGAGACCGTTGGGTACATAATGTCATCGTCGCTATCACTGTGTCCCCAAAGACCCAGGGCATGGCCCAGTTCGTGGCTGAGGACTTTGCCTGCCAGTCTTGCTTGATCTGCGGTTCTATAGCGCAACGGGTAAGCCAGATTCAGCAGAATTGTTGCCGCCTGATCCGGCATGGCAAGAGTCTCGGAACGGGTCGGACCTTGATTTCCGTCTTGCAAGACAAATACGACCAAAACATCCGCCTCAGTTGGCTGATTCACCTCAACAAACTGGACACGCTTATCCGTCGCATCCTGCCAGCTTCTGGCAGCATCCAGGACAGCCTGATAGAAACGGGGTTCCGGGGCTGGACCAATATAGAGGCGGACAGGGGAACGCGAAAAAGGGGTGATCGCTCGATAGCGCATCCTGGCTGGCCGTTGTTCGTCCATAAACGCCAGGTAGTCTCCTGCTACAACCGGCGGATTCCGAAAAGGAAGTACACCAGGCTTTAGCGGACAATCCTGCAAATGAATCCCCAAGCTGGTAATCCGGTAGCGGTAGTAATTTAGATTATCCCCAGGCAGGGAATCGGAATCCTTTTGAATTGCGAGTGCGTAGGCACAACTGAGCAGGCCCGAACTCCCGGATACCTGCATCTGTGCTGCTTGCTCAATATCAGCCATCGCTACTTCCAATGCCCCTCCTCCCTTCAACAAAGCCTGCCCCATCTGCAGATACACCCAGCCGAGGGCAGCGTGAGCCTGTTGCGAAGGCAAATCAGCCAGCGATGCGCGCAGGTGAGTGGCAGCAACAGACCACTCTTGTCGCCCAATTGCAGCAACAGCCTGGTTGTACAGGCTGAGAGCCTTGGCAGTTCTGATCGCCGCCGATTTTGTGACTGGAGTAAAAGTGGCATCTGTCAAACGAAGACCATCTTCATTGGCTGATTTTCGAAGTGGATTGGGCAGCGCCAACGGTTGCGAAAGGCGGACTCCGACGACTTGATGAGCAAACACTCTAGAGGTATAGGCACGCCGCTGATTGCCGAGATATTTGACAATCACTTCTCTGGTAGGAAGAATTTCCGATTGTGCAACTACCGGCCATTTTTGCTCTCCAATCGTATCGAGGATCAAGCGATGCCCAAAAGGTATAGCAGGCACGAGTCGCCCCTGTACTGGTGTGGCGCGCAACAACAAAGGTACACCATTTTGATCCTCTATATTGCTCAACAACTTGCCGCTAACTGCGCGGGTCTCACTCTGAGGCAACTCAATGTCCGCATTGAGATCGAGAAGAATAGGCAAGAAAGTTTCCGCTGCTATCTGAGTGGGTGCTGTCTGCCAGTCAGGTGTATAGGCTGACAGGTGAACATCACCCTTGACATCCACTCTCAAAGATTGGATAGCCTCAGTGCCTTCTACCAATACTGTCAGCCGCTGGATCCGAGGAGAGCGAACCTCGGCAAAGAGTGCCTGCGCTGTCCTTTGCAGAAATTTTGTGCTAGCGACTGGATCTATCCGTACCAGCAGGGTTCTATCCTGCAGAGCCATTGAGCGAACATGGCCCCAACCGAAGTACTGCTGTACTGCCAGTTCAGGTGAAGCCGGGATAACCTGCAATGTCCGAGTTGCTGCAGGCTGATCGCTAGGGGCAGCAGGCATCATGGGAAGTCGGCCATCCGCCAGAGTTAGGGCTACCTCCAGTTCTTCTTTGCCTCGCAGTACTCGTAGCAGTACCCTCTGGCTTGGCTGGTATCCTTTGAGGGCGGCTTGAATATCAGATTCTTGAGAAACAGGGGTGCCAGCCACCGCGAGCAACACATCTCCGTGACACAACTGCGACTGCTGCGCCTCCTCTGAAATCCAACCAACCAACTGCAAACGACCCGGTTTGCCGTCAAGTGCCGGTAATGGCCGCAGCAGCAATCCCAGAAGGCTGCTGCCACTGGCGTACATTGGGAGTGCGAAAGCAGGTAAAGCCGTCACAAGTACAGCCACCACCGTTAGACTGATTCGCTGCCAAAAAGTTATGAGTTTAGACAAGAGACGTTTAGCCATTTACCTGCTGCACTAGCGGATTAAAAAGGGGCAGGTCAACGAGCTGCTGAAGATCGCCTTTTTGGGAATAGCCGGTGATAAATGGATTGCGAGCATGAGTAATGACCTGAATATCGTACAGTTCGGCGATATTGCTGTGGAATTCAAGCGAAGCCTCCCACGTACCAGTATGAATATTAACTACCTCGACACTACATTTCAGATCTTGAACTTTTTCCTCGATCTGTAGTCCTCCAAAAGTTGACTTCTCACGAATCTTAGAAAGGCCAACGAACGCATAAGGACCGAAAAAAGCAAGTCCGCGCAAAAAACCGGGAAGATAAATCATTGGCTCAAAACCTAGACTATTCACTATTCCCAACTCGCCTGTTCCAGAGGAAAGAACCCATAGTAAATTTTCATACACTCGTGGGGAGTGGGGCATCGAAAGCCCCTCGCAAATGATGCAATTATGTTCAACATCCATAACAATACCGCCCGTGGCTCGGTTCTCGCGCCAGCCCCCCCTGCTATTTGTAGCACCGAGAGCAGTAACATAGCGGATCCTTCCGTCTTCAAGGGCGAGACCATTAAGATGACAGCGATCTTCTCCAGTTAATTCTGTGATAAAGTGTGGCTTCCATAATGGAACGAAACTATGGTCTGAGGAAAGCCCACCTATACAAGAATAGGCGCTACTTACTACGAGCGCCTGCTCATTTGTAAGTAGAACATCATGAGAGGCAATGTTGCCTGTAAAGTATGCTATACGAGGCACGTAAAGTTCATCGTATGATTCTAGAGGATAGTAACTTTTGATAAGATGCTGCGATCGCTTAAAAGAAAGCACCTGATTTTCTGTTGCTAGTAAAAGACCTTGAGAATGGGGGTAGCATCCCATCGCTTTACGATAATTCCGTACATTTGCTGAAACATCTATTCCATTGCTTGAGATTATACAGAGACATCCTGCTTGATAGGTTGTTACTGCTAGCGAAATGCCAAGTTTATGGAGAATTTTCGGGAAACTGAGAGAGTAATCGTAGTCAAATTCAGGTCGTGGCAAAGCATCAGAATCGTCCGCAATCACTCCTTCTATAGTGCCATGCTCCACTATCGCCTCCATATATCACTAGTCACTTGCATTCGACAATTTTTCTTAGGATCTGAATGTACTTTCGGCCTTAACTAGATTGTATGTAGAGAGACGATGGTGCCACGCATGTTTCCTTAAAAGCAGCAAATTTTGCATCATAATTATTAATCATCTACTATGACTAAATCCTAGAAATATTAGAAGAACTCCAGCTATTAGTAGCAAACTGCTAAGTAGTCGTTGGACTGACCATATCTGTTCTGAATACTTCGAGGTGTAAAAGGCACCATGTGTGAAAAGCCAAATTCCTAAAAACACCCTACTTGCTTCAACTCGACCGCTTAAAAGCATGACAAAAGCTGCAACCAATGCCCCTAGTCCTACTAGCCAAATGGAGAACCACACCCATTCGCTCATGTTCGCTTTCCAATGCAATTTTTGAAAACTCTCTTACCACACCTGCTTCCCTTGTAGCACAATGATCGCAGTCAGCAGCATATTAAACGGTTACAAATGGATAGATGCCTGTGCCAGGATCGGCACAAGTATTTATACAATACCACAATGACAGAACAATTATGAGTATACAAAGTGCAACAATTAATGCCGCAAATTTTGGAGAAAAATATATCGACAGGAGTCCGATTAATGAGTTGATAGTATTCACTAAGCCAAGACCCGCCAAACAACTATTGACACATTCCAAAAACCCGTTATTGGGAGCGCCTTGAGCGATATCTGATTTCACTGTTGTTACGTACTGTAGACCTTGGGAGGTAAAGTTCTGGCCGGTCACATCAATTATGGACTGGCCTGCATATACAGTACCGCCCGTAATTGCTCCATTCGAATCCATAGTTGCTATTGCAAACAGTACACCATTTTGAGCGATTGTAAAATACGTATCAGAATTAGTCTTGCTATAGTAGTATGTTAAACTTCCTAAAGGAGCCTGAGTCGTACCATCAAAAAGAGCAATGTAAAAGCTGCTGTTCGGATTGTTAACATCCGCTGGAATGCCAACAAATACATTGGAATCAATGCCAAGTACAACTGCATTGGTGAAATTCCCTCCTACAGCACTCGCGTATTCGGGGAAACCACATGTAGATTGGCTAAGCTGTATAAATAGTGTTGCAGTAGATTCTGAAACTGTCGATAGCGTCGCTGTCTGAGCAGCAACTGGTGGCAGATTTGCAAAAGGCATGCATGCAGCTAGCAAAGTAGCTAGCATTTCTATAGTTTCTCTTCTCTTCATTTTGATGCTCCGTTGATTTACTAATCGCTTGATAGTTTCAAAGCTTGAATGGCTCTTTTAGTTTGTTGGAGTGCAAGCATCCTATAACCATGAAAATCCGTGCTATCCTTCGTCGCTAAATACTCCCGATCCTTCTTTAGATCGTTTAGTACCTGTTCTATACTTGGTTTGCTTCGTGGTTCTGCAGTGTAAGATTGAAAAGATTGCTTGACAATTCGCAGTCCATTTTCCATGTTTACGATTGCAGTAGCAACATGTATTAAAGCTTTTTTCTGACTGTTATTTAATAGTTCACCTAGCGTTTGTAAATCAGCACGGCACTGGCGCAAGTTGTCAACAGCTAAGAGAAAATTTGGATTAACTGTTGTCCTTTTTACAGCCGGTAATGCTGAAAGCTCACTACTTATTAATCGCTCCATATTCAATATCGCAAATTTGACATTCTTTTGCGCTTGGGCGACTTCTCGAACAGGATCTGGCCGACTAGCAGAACCGAGCTTTTGTCGGACGCGCTGTAGATTATGCAGTGCTGCCTTAGCATAAGGGTCAACGTTCCCATTAACAACTGGTTCTGGTGAGGCTGAACTAGGAATAACTAGTGAAATATTCCCTGAAGATTTCAGTACCTGCTCAAGATTACGGATTGCAAAGTTAATATTCTGCAAAGCGAACACGCGCAGCCCTTGGTATTCATCCTTAATGTTTACAACATTAATTCGAGCCTGTCGCAATATAGTCAGCGCAGCTTGCATATTAGATGTGCTTGCAGCTCTTACAGGATTACTGGATCCACTTACAAGAAGCGCGCTTGCTGCCGCCAATGAAACACAAATTTGCTTACGAATATTCATCGCAGTCCCTCTTTTGCGGATCAGTATTATTGTTTGTCTTTGCCTTAGGCTACGTCTACTGAGTGAGGTCAGAGAATAGCGCTAGTCAACCTATGCTCAAATGAACTAAATCACAATTTCGTTGTACATCTCTCATTATGCAAGGTAGCATCCCTCAAGACAGTAGACCGGCGGTAATGGTGGCGGTGGCGGTGGTTGGTATGGTGGGGGTGGAGGAGTATAGTAGGGAACGTAGTAAGGAGGAGAATAGTATGGAGGTACCGTTGGCGTATAGCTTCCATAACACTGCGTTTGTGCAACAGTGCCGTTCAGTTTTCCTTTTCGCCTTGTCTTTTTCTCTACGTCTGTGGATGTTGCTACGTCAACCTTAGTTACTTCAAACCATGGAACAAGTGTTTCGAGAACATTGTTTAGAATCATATTCTCTGAAGAAACATCGTTCCTCAATGTGCTCTCAACTGAGTGATCAGCGTTCTCTTCAAGGCTTGCTACCTTTCTATTAGATGTTGCCAGAACCGAACTTCCAAGATCAAAACCAAGTATGGAAGGAAGCGTAGCTACTACAGCAGAAGAGTGCTCTAGATTAGCTTTCTCTTCATCAGCTACTACTTTAATGTCATTCAACCGTACAAATGGTGCTAATGCTCGATTAATTTTACAGCTTTGAGCGTAGCTCGGAATACTTCCCCAAGAAAGAATCCCTGTTGTAGTGAGTAAAAAGAACGGGCAAATATATGCCATTCGATGCAATTGAGTGGGTTTCATGAAAGCATACCTTTTGACGATTGCACGCGAAGCTAGTCTGGCCCTAGTCTGCGCATGTTCGTAGGCTCATGCTTAGATGCTCTTTCTAAGCAATTTAGAAACGCTACCGCTATCTACCAGGATCGAGCTTGGGTCCCAGTCCGGCTAGGCTTGTGCGCTTTTCGCACTTCACGGTATACAGTGAAAGCTACGACACTGGAAGAACGTGAACAATGCAACAAACTCTCTTACTATTTGCACTCCTCACACCTGTGAATATTGCATTTTAAGATGCTGTGTTCCGTAAAATTCGCTACATTTTTGACCTGCTAGCACTAAATTCCCTTGTATTAAGTATGCAGAAAATGCAAGTCTCTTTTTGATATTTTTTCGACTACCTTGCTATAAAGTATTTGACAGAAGTAGTTCGGGCTGCTCTCTGGTGGCTCACGATCGGACAGTAATCTAGGATTC harbors:
- a CDS encoding amino acid permease → MTLSRYLLKKSVSDLQVEKRPEEDCLKRSLGPVSLISLGIGAIIGTGIFVLTGHAAAEHAGPAIVLSFVLGGIACAFAGLCYTEFAALIPVAGSAYTYAYATLGELVAWIIGWDLIIEYAISASTVAVGWSGYVVSFLKDFGIVLPPQLTSSLGSEIKGAGGAVLSHGVFNLPAFLVVLALSLLLVVGVSESAAFNGVIVIIKLTVIVAFIAIGVGHIDPANWTPFIPAPVVDAKGEPHYGLFGILRGAGVLFFAYIGFDAVSTAAQEAKNPQRDMPLGILGSLFICTILYILVSGILTGIIPYTKLNVPDPIALGVDHIGLQWFSSLVKIGAIAGLTSVMLVSLYGQTRIFYTMSLDGLIPPLFSNLHPRFKTPAVATLLLGVFVGIVAGLAPLDLLGELVSIGTLFAFIVVSAGVLFLRYNQPTLERPFRCPGLPFVPIASILACLALMIGLPGDTWIRLFVWLLLGLAIYFGYGRKHSKLTGKAG
- a CDS encoding matrixin family metalloprotease, producing MAKRLLSKLITFWQRISLTVVAVLVTALPAFALPMYASGSSLLGLLLRPLPALDGKPGRLQLVGWISEEAQQSQLCHGDVLLAVAGTPVSQESDIQAALKGYQPSQRVLLRVLRGKEELEVALTLADGRLPMMPAAPSDQPAATRTLQVIPASPELAVQQYFGWGHVRSMALQDRTLLVRIDPVASTKFLQRTAQALFAEVRSPRIQRLTVLVEGTEAIQSLRVDVKGDVHLSAYTPDWQTAPTQIAAETFLPILLDLNADIELPQSETRAVSGKLLSNIEDQNGVPLLLRATPVQGRLVPAIPFGHRLILDTIGEQKWPVVAQSEILPTREVIVKYLGNQRRAYTSRVFAHQVVGVRLSQPLALPNPLRKSANEDGLRLTDATFTPVTKSAAIRTAKALSLYNQAVAAIGRQEWSVAATHLRASLADLPSQQAHAALGWVYLQMGQALLKGGGALEVAMADIEQAAQMQVSGSSGLLSCAYALAIQKDSDSLPGDNLNYYRYRITSLGIHLQDCPLKPGVLPFRNPPVVAGDYLAFMDEQRPARMRYRAITPFSRSPVRLYIGPAPEPRFYQAVLDAARSWQDATDKRVQFVEVNQPTEADVLVVFVLQDGNQGPTRSETLAMPDQAATILLNLAYPLRYRTADQARLAGKVLSHELGHALGLWGHSDSDDDIMYPTVSGVSGPSLRDVETLKKVFDRYPAAERP
- a CDS encoding TIGR03032 family protein is translated as MEHGTIEGVIADDSDALPRPEFDYDYSLSFPKILHKLGISLAVTTYQAGCLCIISSNGIDVSANVRNYRKAMGCYPHSQGLLLATENQVLSFKRSQHLIKSYYPLESYDELYVPRIAYFTGNIASHDVLLTNEQALVVSSAYSCIGGLSSDHSFVPLWKPHFITELTGEDRCHLNGLALEDGRIRYVTALGATNSRGGWRENRATGGIVMDVEHNCIICEGLSMPHSPRVYENLLWVLSSGTGELGIVNSLGFEPMIYLPGFLRGLAFFGPYAFVGLSKIREKSTFGGLQIEEKVQDLKCSVEVVNIHTGTWEASLEFHSNIAELYDIQVITHARNPFITGYSQKGDLQQLVDLPLFNPLVQQVNG